A genomic segment from Vicia villosa cultivar HV-30 ecotype Madison, WI unplaced genomic scaffold, Vvil1.0 ctg.000402F_1_1, whole genome shotgun sequence encodes:
- the LOC131627829 gene encoding F-box/kelch-repeat protein At3g23880-like, giving the protein MSSSSALFISNDLIAEVLSLLKVKSVVRFRCVSKNWDTLISDPTFVKLHLKKSAKLNPHFLLITEHRTFIPGESPYGSDDECEYECCVIPYSISSLLENPSFALSVDSYDMVQHKECSKTIGSCNGLVCLSGESIIRADKECWFRLWNPATRTTSPKFGFLRYYPANGRFDFTFGYDKSTGNYKIFASRYIMRERRSEVRILCLGDDVWRDIQTFPVEPLYYSHTGVSFKSTFNWLAIHNTTSYNLDTYKDITIDQFLIVSFDLSTETYNQYLLPPEFDEVPPNAPNIGVLGDCLSFSYCSKETHFIIWQMKKFGVQDSWSQFLKIGYHNLQIEYDYSHEYLKFHFELVPLFLSKDGDTLVLKESPRYKEFLYNWRNGQVVRTKITASKTTTTTTGETSNLVLCSANGYFESLVSVFGVIRRITET; this is encoded by the exons ATGTCTTCATCATCTGCCCTGTTCATCTCTAACGATCTGATTGCTGAGGTATTATCTCTTCTTAAAGTGAAATCTGTTGTTCGATTCAGATGTGTTAGCAAGAATTGGGATACTCTCATTTCCGATCCCACTTTTGTGAAATTGCATCTCAAGAAATCAGCAAAACTAAATCCTCACTTCTTACTCATCACTGAACATAGAACATTTATCCCAGGTGAGTCCCCCTATGGCAGTGATGATGAATGTGAGTATGAATGCTGTGTCATTCCCTACTCTATAAGCAGCCTACTCGAGAATCCCTCGTTCGCACTTTCTGTCGACTCTTACGACATGGTGCAACACAAAGAATGCTCTAAAACGATTGGTTCCTGCAATGGGTTGGTCTGTTTAAGTGGTGAATCTATCATCCGTGCGGATAAAGAGTGCTGGTTCCGGTTATGGAACCCAGCCACTAGGACGACATCGCCAAAATTTGGATTCTTACGCTACTACCCTGCTAATGGCCGTTTCGATTTTACCTTTGGTTATGATAAATCTACAGGCAATTATAAGATATTTGCCTCACGTTACATTATGCGTGAAAGGAGAAGCGAGGTCAGAATTCTATGTTTGGGTGATGATGTTTGGAGAGATATTCAAACTTTCCCTGTTGAGCCCTTGTACTATTCTCACACTGGGGTGTCTTTCAAAAGCACTTTTAACTGGTTAGCCATTCATAATACAACTTCCTATAACCTTGATACTTATAAGGATATTACTATTGATCAATTTTTGATTGTTTCGTTTGATTTGAGCACAGAGACATACAATCAGTACTTATTACCTCCTGAATTTGATGAAGTTCCACCTAATGCTCCAAATATTGGTGTGTTGGGAGACtgtctttctttttcttattgttCTAAAGAAACCCATTTTATTATATGGCAGATGAAGAAATTTGGGGTTCAAGATTCTTGGTCTCAATTTCTTAAAATTGGTTATCACAACCTTCAAATTGAATATGACTATAGTCACGAATATTTAAAGTTTCATTTTGAATTGGTTCCGTTGTTTCTTTCTAAGGATGGTGATACACTTGTACTTAAAGAAAGTCCACGATACAAAGAATTTCTCTATAATTGGAGGAATGGTCAAGTAGTGCGAACAAAAATTACTGCAAGTAAAACAACTACTACTACTACCGGTGAAACTTCGAATTTGGTCTTATGCTCAGCCAATGGCTATTTTGAAAGCTTAGTTTCAGTTTTTGGAGT AATTAGGAGGATCACCGAGACCTAA
- the LOC131627778 gene encoding uncharacterized protein LOC131627778, translating to MAPPQYIINAHIFGETYDDEEVGFLFRNTEVKRFCLSRKANFSYFKGRLETKLAMDGVSQIFYQYRFLRGDNPVKFIQVEIKDDEDMQNMFANHEYSGYECIELYVTLPEVQTTQMVESQVIDALGDEQAEVDVVDEEEEAPEIEVDNLVNEESEDEPEVVVPRDQVHMPQVHMRNLNFDGDDEPSTDIFYDPYTQTDQRLKVGDRFRSKEACIMAIKRFHMANNVDFRVDRANVERYKIYCSNTDCGFRLHASYRKRSDSWVIGYISQDHTCINTNVSQDHRKLSYDIICQEILPLVEKDPSLKVKTIISHIVATYNYTPSYRKAWLAKTKAIEVVYGNWEDSYKRLPHFLYALQIYAPGTVTILETLPAQSPDGTSLQGNVIFHRLFWAFRPCVQGFSYCKPILQIDGTWLYGKYKGTMLMVVAQDGNSNIFPVAFALVEGETAGANGWQNPTSTHVYCIRHIAQNFMREIKDKALRKTLVNAGYALTQPTFQYYRQEIVAANPDAGRWVDSLAREKWTRSYDNGKRWGYMTTNLVESMNGVFKGIRHLPITALVEATYYRMASLFARRVWAWTLAIWA from the exons ATGGCCCCTCCGCAATACATTATCAACGCTCATATTTTTGGCGAGACCTATGACGACGAAGAAGTTGGTTTTCTGTTTAGAAACACTGAGGTTAAACGATTTTGTTTAAGCAGAAAAGCAAATTTCAGTTACTTCAAAGGGAGATTAGAGACGAAGCTTGCAATGGATGGTGTATCCCAGATTTTTTACCAATATCGATTTCTTCGTGGAGACAACCCGGTCAAGTTTATCCAAGTTGAGATCAAAGACGATGAAGACATGCAGAATATGTTTGCCAATCATGAGTATTCTGGTTACGAATGCATAGAACTGTATGTTACTCTACCAGAAGTTCAAACCACACAAATGGTTGAGTCACAAGTCATTGATGCACTTGGAGACGAGCAAGCAGAGGTCGACGttgtagatgaagaagaagaagcaccggaAATAGAAGTTGATAACCTGGTAAACGAGGAAAGTGAAGATGAACCGGAAGTTGTTGTACCACGAGATCAAGTGCATATGCCTCAAGTGCACATGAGGAACCTGAATTTTGATGGGGATGACGAACCATCGACTGATATTTTCTATGATCCATACACCCAAACAGATCAACGGTTAAAAGTAGGAGACAGATTtcgttctaaggaggcatgtatcATGGCCATAAAAAGATTTCATATGGCAAACAATGTTGATTTTAGAGTTGATCGCGCCAATGTCGAAAGGTACAAAATTTACTGTAGTAACACTGATTGTGGATTTaggttgcatgcatcatacaggaAGAGAAGTGACTCATGGGTTATAGGATATATTTCCCAAGATCACACATGTATTAACACAAATGTTTCACAAGATCACCGTAAGCTCAGTTATGACATCATTTGTCAAGAAATCTTGCCTCTAGTTGAAAAAGATCCATCGTTAAAGGTGAAAACGATAATCTCTCATATCGTTGCAACGTACAACTACACTCCGTCTTATAGAAAGGCGTGGCTGGCGAAGACCAAGGCGATCGAAGTTGTGTATGGAAATTGGGAGGATTCGTATAAACGACTCCCACATTTCTTATATGCGCTTCAAATTTATGCTCCTGGAACTGTTACTATTTTAGAGACCCTTCCGGCGCAATCTCCAGACGGAACATCACTTCAAGGAAATGTGATATTCCACAGGCTCTTCTGGGCTTTCCGCCCATGTGTACAAGGATTTTCATATtgcaaaccaattcttcaaatagaTGGAACTTGGTTGTACGGAAAATATAAAGGCACCATGTTGATGGTTGTGGCTCAAGACGGAAATAGTAACATCTTTCCTGTTGCTTTCGCTCTTGTGGAAGGAGAAACTGCTGgag caaacgggtGGCAAAACCCTACATCAACGCATGTTTATTGTATTCGACACATCgcacaaaatttcatgcgggagataAAGGACAAGGCTCTTCGGAAGACTCTTGTAAATGCCGGATATGCGTTGACGCAACCGACGTTCCAATATTATCGACAAGAAATTGTAgcggcaaatccagatgcaggcagaTGGGTTGACAGTCTTGCTAGAGAGAAATGGACCAGATCATACGACAACGGGAAGCGATGGGGGTACATGACTACGAATCTTGTGGAGTCTATGAACGGGGTGTTTAAGGGCATCAGACACCTTCCGATTACTGCCTTGGTGGAagcaacatactataggatggCTTCTCTTTTCGCAAGAAGAG TATGGGCTTGGACTCTTGCAATATGGGCTTAG